One Hydrogenoanaerobacterium saccharovorans DNA segment encodes these proteins:
- a CDS encoding NAD(P)H-dependent glycerol-3-phosphate dehydrogenase, with product MAKIGVLGAGGFGIALSVMCNKMGHEVTLWSAFPAEITEIIRDGQNLRLLPKVKIPQEIKLTSNIEDLQGNDLIILAVPSFAVRETAHKLQPYMGEGSVLATVAKGLEDQSHKRLSEVIAEELPQCKIVVISGPSHAEEVATGVPTTVVAASSSRQAAEHVQDLLMNPTLRIYVNDDIKGVEYGGALKNVIALAAGICDGQKLGDNSKAALMTRGITEIARLGVALGANHETFGGLSGIGDLIVTCTSMHSRNRRAGIFIGQGNTARQALEKVGMTVEGYLATKAAYELSKSVDVEMPIVEQCYLVLYKNKSPKKAIADLMGRPKRHESETIWLQTK from the coding sequence GTGGCAAAGATTGGTGTGTTAGGAGCGGGCGGTTTTGGCATCGCCCTTTCGGTTATGTGCAACAAAATGGGGCATGAAGTAACCCTTTGGAGTGCATTTCCTGCCGAAATTACGGAAATTATACGTGACGGACAGAACCTGCGTCTGCTGCCTAAGGTGAAAATTCCGCAGGAGATTAAGCTTACAAGCAATATTGAGGATCTGCAGGGAAATGATCTTATCATTTTGGCAGTACCGTCTTTTGCAGTACGCGAAACCGCACACAAGCTGCAGCCTTATATGGGTGAGGGCAGCGTTTTAGCCACGGTAGCAAAAGGCTTGGAGGATCAATCTCACAAGCGCCTTTCTGAAGTGATAGCAGAAGAATTGCCGCAGTGCAAAATTGTGGTTATCTCGGGCCCCTCGCATGCCGAAGAAGTAGCAACCGGTGTACCTACCACAGTGGTTGCCGCATCGTCTAGCCGCCAGGCGGCAGAACATGTACAAGACTTGTTGATGAACCCCACCCTGCGCATTTATGTAAATGATGATATTAAGGGCGTAGAGTATGGCGGTGCACTGAAGAACGTAATAGCACTTGCAGCCGGCATTTGTGACGGGCAGAAACTGGGCGATAACTCGAAAGCCGCGCTGATGACCAGAGGCATTACCGAGATCGCGCGGCTTGGCGTTGCACTTGGCGCAAATCACGAAACTTTTGGCGGGCTTTCGGGCATTGGCGACCTAATTGTTACTTGTACCAGTATGCACTCGCGTAACCGCCGTGCAGGTATTTTTATTGGTCAAGGCAACACTGCGCGCCAAGCATTGGAAAAAGTGGGTATGACGGTGGAGGGTTACCTCGCCACCAAAGCAGCGTATGAGCTGAGCAAAAGCGTGGATGTAGAGATGCCCATTGTAGAACAGTGCTATTTGGTGCTGTATAAAAACAAGTCACCTAAAAAAGCCATAGCCGACTTAATGGGGCGCCCCAAGCGTCATGAGTCAGAAACCATTTGGCTGCAAACCAAATAA